One stretch of Glycine soja cultivar W05 chromosome 7, ASM419377v2, whole genome shotgun sequence DNA includes these proteins:
- the LOC114418188 gene encoding uncharacterized protein LOC114418188 isoform X2 — protein sequence MATATMATAAGAAALLYYTLNRKLQTHDVIDEENGSDPPADTPLGIGRVSHRLIQAPATWLETISTLSETLRFTYSETLGKWPIGDLAFGISFLLKRQGNYHVGSEFCGKDSVQLKGSEITAELKYLLNLLTLCWHFSKKPFPLFLEETGYTEENVLLREAKAGILKPAFTIIADHEMGCLLLLIRGTHSIKDTLTAVTGNVVPFHHTVVNQGGVSDLVLGYAHCGMVAAARWIAKLATPCLLEALGHYPDYKVKIVGHSLGGGTAAILTYVLRERKELSVTTCVTFAPAACMTWELAESGDSFITSIINGADLVPTFSAASVDDLRSEVTASAWINDLRNQIEQTRILSTVYRSASALGSRLPSIATARAKVAGAGAILQPVSNGTQVVMKRAKSMAQAAWARPNLNLSSWSCMGPRRRAMSAHYSRDGGNSPTSSSSTNIESSDPLLGSPTKAINAKNMNLPVSSSIEEWSSEIECGNESSSDTEVDVDHDDSLNMMDSDRYEDQMSEVELWHQLEHELYDGLEGEETDVAKEIREEEAAIAEEVGQTRSSAPKMKEIHRFFPPGKIMHIVTLHSDAAEHESDGSRTSASSESSELNETKIGIFLTSRSLYSKLRLSQRMISDHFMPVYRRQIERLIKEFEEESTEGHNTQEVVL from the exons ATGGCAACTGCAACCATGGCTACTGCAGCAGGTGCAGCTGCCCTTTTGTACTACACATTGAATCGGAAATTGCAGACTCACGATGTAATTGATGAAGAAAATGGGAGTGATCCGCCAGCTGATACGCCATTAGGTATTGGCCGTGTTTCTCATCGGTTAATCCAAGCCCCTGCAACATGGTTGGAGACAATTTCTACATTGTCAGAAACTCTCAGGTTCACTTATTCGGAGACACTTGGGAAATGGCCAATTGGGGATTTGGCGTTTGGTATCAGTTTTCTTCTAAAGCGGCAG GGAAACTATCATGTGGGCAGTGAATTTTGTGGTAAGGACAGTGTGCAGCTGAAAGGATCTGAAATTACTGCTGAACTTAAGTATCTCTTAAACTTGTTGACATTGTGTTGGCACTTTTCAAAGAAGCCCTTTCCCTTGTTTTTAGAAGAAACTGGCTACACCGAAGAAAACGTTCTCCTTCGAGAAGCAAAAGCAGGA ATTTTGAAACCAGCTTTTACAATAATAGCTGATCATGAGATGGGATGCCTTTTGTTATTGATTCGTGGCACGCATAGTATCAAGGATACTTTAACAGCTGTTACTGGAAATGTGGTACCATTTCATCACACTGTTGTTAATCAGGGGGGTGTCAGTGATTTGGTTTTAGGTTATGCACATTGTGGAATGGTTGCTGCTGCTCGATGGATTGCAAAGCTCGCAACTCCTTGTCTCCTTGAAGCACTTGGCCACTACCCTGACTATAAAGTTAAG ATTGTAGGgcactctttgggtggaggaacTGCCGCAATTCTAACTTATGtgttgagagagagaaaggaactGTCCGTAACCACGTGCGTTACATTTGCTCCAG CTGCTTGTATGACATGGGAGTTGGCAGAGTCAGGTGATAGTTTTATTACTTCTATTATAAATGGAGCTGATTTGGTGCCTACATTCTCAGCTGCTTCTGTAGATGACTTGCGTTCTGAG GTGACAGCATCAGCATGGATAAATGACTTGAGGAATCAAATTGAGCAAACAAGAATACTCAGTACTGTCTATCGTTCAGCTTCAGCATTAGGTTCTCGCCTCCCATCGATTGCCACTGCTAGAGCAAAAGTTGCTGGGGCTGGGGCCATTTTGCAGCCAGTTTCTAATGGTACTCAG GTTGTGATGAAGAGGGCCAAGAGTATGGCTCAAGCAGCATGGGCACGTCCAAACCTTAATTTGTCCTCTTGGTCATGCATGGGACCTCGTCGAAGAGCCATGAGTGCTCATTACTCCAGAGATGGGGGAAATTCCCCTACTTCTTCTTCCTCTACCAACATTGAAAGTTCCGATCCACTTCTTGGTTCTCCCACAAAGGCAATTAATGCAAAGAATATGAACCTTCCTGTATCTTCATCTATAGAAGAGTGGTCTTCTGAGATTGAATGTGGCAATGAAAGTAGTTCAGATACTGAGGTGGATGTTGATCATGATGACAGTCTGAACATGATGGACAGTGACAGATATGAGGATCAGATGAGTGAAGTGGAGTTGTGGCATCAACTGGAGCATGAGCTGTATGATGGACTTGAAGGTGAGGAGACTGATGTTGCAAAGGAGATAAGGGAAGAGGAAGCAGCCATAGCAGAGGAAGTAGGGCAAACCCGGAGCTCTgcaccaaaaatgaaagaaatccaCAGATTTTTCCCTCCGGGAAAGATAATGCACATTGTTACACTCCACTCTGACGCTGCCGAGCATGAAAGTGATGGTAGCCGAACCTCTGCAAGTTCAGAGAGTAGTGAGCTAAATGAGACTAAGATTGGGATTTTTCTAACTTCAAGATCTCTGTATAGTAAACTCAGACTTTCACAGAGAATGATCAGTGATCACTTCATGCCAGTTTATAGAAGGCAGATTGAAAGGCTAATAAAAGAATTCGAGGAAGAATCTACTGAGGGTCACAATACACAAGAGGTAGTGCTATAG
- the LOC114418188 gene encoding uncharacterized protein LOC114418188 isoform X1 yields MFFRDSIMATATMATAAGAAALLYYTLNRKLQTHDVIDEENGSDPPADTPLGIGRVSHRLIQAPATWLETISTLSETLRFTYSETLGKWPIGDLAFGISFLLKRQGNYHVGSEFCGKDSVQLKGSEITAELKYLLNLLTLCWHFSKKPFPLFLEETGYTEENVLLREAKAGILKPAFTIIADHEMGCLLLLIRGTHSIKDTLTAVTGNVVPFHHTVVNQGGVSDLVLGYAHCGMVAAARWIAKLATPCLLEALGHYPDYKVKIVGHSLGGGTAAILTYVLRERKELSVTTCVTFAPAACMTWELAESGDSFITSIINGADLVPTFSAASVDDLRSEVTASAWINDLRNQIEQTRILSTVYRSASALGSRLPSIATARAKVAGAGAILQPVSNGTQVVMKRAKSMAQAAWARPNLNLSSWSCMGPRRRAMSAHYSRDGGNSPTSSSSTNIESSDPLLGSPTKAINAKNMNLPVSSSIEEWSSEIECGNESSSDTEVDVDHDDSLNMMDSDRYEDQMSEVELWHQLEHELYDGLEGEETDVAKEIREEEAAIAEEVGQTRSSAPKMKEIHRFFPPGKIMHIVTLHSDAAEHESDGSRTSASSESSELNETKIGIFLTSRSLYSKLRLSQRMISDHFMPVYRRQIERLIKEFEEESTEGHNTQEVVL; encoded by the exons ATGTTCTTCAG ggATAGTATCATGGCAACTGCAACCATGGCTACTGCAGCAGGTGCAGCTGCCCTTTTGTACTACACATTGAATCGGAAATTGCAGACTCACGATGTAATTGATGAAGAAAATGGGAGTGATCCGCCAGCTGATACGCCATTAGGTATTGGCCGTGTTTCTCATCGGTTAATCCAAGCCCCTGCAACATGGTTGGAGACAATTTCTACATTGTCAGAAACTCTCAGGTTCACTTATTCGGAGACACTTGGGAAATGGCCAATTGGGGATTTGGCGTTTGGTATCAGTTTTCTTCTAAAGCGGCAG GGAAACTATCATGTGGGCAGTGAATTTTGTGGTAAGGACAGTGTGCAGCTGAAAGGATCTGAAATTACTGCTGAACTTAAGTATCTCTTAAACTTGTTGACATTGTGTTGGCACTTTTCAAAGAAGCCCTTTCCCTTGTTTTTAGAAGAAACTGGCTACACCGAAGAAAACGTTCTCCTTCGAGAAGCAAAAGCAGGA ATTTTGAAACCAGCTTTTACAATAATAGCTGATCATGAGATGGGATGCCTTTTGTTATTGATTCGTGGCACGCATAGTATCAAGGATACTTTAACAGCTGTTACTGGAAATGTGGTACCATTTCATCACACTGTTGTTAATCAGGGGGGTGTCAGTGATTTGGTTTTAGGTTATGCACATTGTGGAATGGTTGCTGCTGCTCGATGGATTGCAAAGCTCGCAACTCCTTGTCTCCTTGAAGCACTTGGCCACTACCCTGACTATAAAGTTAAG ATTGTAGGgcactctttgggtggaggaacTGCCGCAATTCTAACTTATGtgttgagagagagaaaggaactGTCCGTAACCACGTGCGTTACATTTGCTCCAG CTGCTTGTATGACATGGGAGTTGGCAGAGTCAGGTGATAGTTTTATTACTTCTATTATAAATGGAGCTGATTTGGTGCCTACATTCTCAGCTGCTTCTGTAGATGACTTGCGTTCTGAG GTGACAGCATCAGCATGGATAAATGACTTGAGGAATCAAATTGAGCAAACAAGAATACTCAGTACTGTCTATCGTTCAGCTTCAGCATTAGGTTCTCGCCTCCCATCGATTGCCACTGCTAGAGCAAAAGTTGCTGGGGCTGGGGCCATTTTGCAGCCAGTTTCTAATGGTACTCAG GTTGTGATGAAGAGGGCCAAGAGTATGGCTCAAGCAGCATGGGCACGTCCAAACCTTAATTTGTCCTCTTGGTCATGCATGGGACCTCGTCGAAGAGCCATGAGTGCTCATTACTCCAGAGATGGGGGAAATTCCCCTACTTCTTCTTCCTCTACCAACATTGAAAGTTCCGATCCACTTCTTGGTTCTCCCACAAAGGCAATTAATGCAAAGAATATGAACCTTCCTGTATCTTCATCTATAGAAGAGTGGTCTTCTGAGATTGAATGTGGCAATGAAAGTAGTTCAGATACTGAGGTGGATGTTGATCATGATGACAGTCTGAACATGATGGACAGTGACAGATATGAGGATCAGATGAGTGAAGTGGAGTTGTGGCATCAACTGGAGCATGAGCTGTATGATGGACTTGAAGGTGAGGAGACTGATGTTGCAAAGGAGATAAGGGAAGAGGAAGCAGCCATAGCAGAGGAAGTAGGGCAAACCCGGAGCTCTgcaccaaaaatgaaagaaatccaCAGATTTTTCCCTCCGGGAAAGATAATGCACATTGTTACACTCCACTCTGACGCTGCCGAGCATGAAAGTGATGGTAGCCGAACCTCTGCAAGTTCAGAGAGTAGTGAGCTAAATGAGACTAAGATTGGGATTTTTCTAACTTCAAGATCTCTGTATAGTAAACTCAGACTTTCACAGAGAATGATCAGTGATCACTTCATGCCAGTTTATAGAAGGCAGATTGAAAGGCTAATAAAAGAATTCGAGGAAGAATCTACTGAGGGTCACAATACACAAGAGGTAGTGCTATAG